One Ostrinia nubilalis chromosome 6, ilOstNubi1.1, whole genome shotgun sequence genomic region harbors:
- the LOC135072864 gene encoding neuropeptides capa receptor-like isoform X2: protein MSNETSYFYDFDINEWAELLAKTVKERPEWVRLMFMALMLTVFAVGLVGNLLTCAVIYCDKSMHTATNYYLFNLGISDFILAFGILLELRSYRKAKIDTVADYVYVYSEVGDLICKLHSFITLALMNNGILNLTVLAIERYIAIWHPLLLNKKPIWRRVMKVIACIWILAILEALPEIWTIALIKTNKLAICFIVPTTFARILNGVLALVTFVIPLGIMVFVYSMIAFKVNVTPRKNSRDKIFNQRNNRSRVHKLIALTVSFLVCWLPYFTLRLLIFASNMRHTPWYAQNWDVLLMVTSFNSWFSIILNPMLCSLMSTKFRRSLQVLWTTKIRRARAKTPKVVTVWTV from the exons ATGTCCAACGAGACCAGTTACTTTTACGACTTCGATATAAACGAGTGGGCGGAACTTCTCGCGAAAACCGTAAAGGAACGACCGGAGTGGGTGCGCCTGATGTTCATGGCGCTGATGCTGACGGTGTTCGCCGTCGGGCTGGTCGGCAACCTGCTGACGTGCGCAGTCATCTACTGCGACAAAAGCATGCACACCGCCACCAACTATTACCTCTTCAACCTGGGAATATCTGACTTTATACTCGCTTTTGGTATATTGTTAGAACTGAGATCCTACAGAAAGGCTAAAATAGACACTGTAGCAGATTACGTTTATGTGTATAGTGAAGTGGGGGACTTGATATGTAAGCTACATTCATTTATAACGTTAGCCCTGATGAATAATGGCATACTGAACCTAACTGTGCTGGCCATTGAGCGGTACATAGCGATCTGGCATCCCTTGTTACTGAACAAGAAACCTATCTGGCGCAGGGTGATGAAGGTTATCGCATGTATTTGGATTCTTGCCATTCTGGAGGCTCTGCCCGAGATATGGACGATAGCTTTgattaaaacaaacaaactgGCGATCTGCTTCATCGTGCCGACGACTTTTGCCAGGATCTTGAACGGGGTCCTCGCTTTGGTGACGTTCGTGATTCCCCTGGGCATCATGGTGTTCGTGTACTCGATGATCGCGTTCAAAGTCAATGTCACGCCGAGGAAAAATTCAAGAGATAAGATTTTCAACCAACGTAACAACAGGAGCAGAGTTCATAAATTGATTG CGCTGACCGTGTCCTTCCTGGTGTGCTGGCTGCCCTACTTCACGCTGCGCCTGCTCATCTTCGCTTCCAACATGAGGCATACGCCGTGGTACGCTCAG AACTGGGATGTGCTGCTGATGGTGACGTCGTTCAACAGCTGGTTCAGCATCATTCTCAACCCCATGCTCTGCAGCTTGATGTCTACCAAGTTCAGAAGATCCCTACAg GTATTATGG
- the LOC135072864 gene encoding neuropeptides capa receptor-like isoform X1: protein MSNETSYFYDFDINEWAELLAKTVKERPEWVRLMFMALMLTVFAVGLVGNLLTCAVIYCDKSMHTATNYYLFNLGISDFILAFGILLELRSYRKAKIDTVADYVYVYSEVGDLICKLHSFITLALMNNGILNLTVLAIERYIAIWHPLLLNKKPIWRRVMKVIACIWILAILEALPEIWTIALIKTNKLAICFIVPTTFARILNGVLALVTFVIPLGIMVFVYSMIAFKVNVTPRKNSRDKIFNQRNNRSRVHKLIAALTVSFLVCWLPYFTLRLLIFASNMRHTPWYAQNWDVLLMVTSFNSWFSIILNPMLCSLMSTKFRRSLQVLWTTKIRRARAKTPKVVTVWTV from the exons ATGTCCAACGAGACCAGTTACTTTTACGACTTCGATATAAACGAGTGGGCGGAACTTCTCGCGAAAACCGTAAAGGAACGACCGGAGTGGGTGCGCCTGATGTTCATGGCGCTGATGCTGACGGTGTTCGCCGTCGGGCTGGTCGGCAACCTGCTGACGTGCGCAGTCATCTACTGCGACAAAAGCATGCACACCGCCACCAACTATTACCTCTTCAACCTGGGAATATCTGACTTTATACTCGCTTTTGGTATATTGTTAGAACTGAGATCCTACAGAAAGGCTAAAATAGACACTGTAGCAGATTACGTTTATGTGTATAGTGAAGTGGGGGACTTGATATGTAAGCTACATTCATTTATAACGTTAGCCCTGATGAATAATGGCATACTGAACCTAACTGTGCTGGCCATTGAGCGGTACATAGCGATCTGGCATCCCTTGTTACTGAACAAGAAACCTATCTGGCGCAGGGTGATGAAGGTTATCGCATGTATTTGGATTCTTGCCATTCTGGAGGCTCTGCCCGAGATATGGACGATAGCTTTgattaaaacaaacaaactgGCGATCTGCTTCATCGTGCCGACGACTTTTGCCAGGATCTTGAACGGGGTCCTCGCTTTGGTGACGTTCGTGATTCCCCTGGGCATCATGGTGTTCGTGTACTCGATGATCGCGTTCAAAGTCAATGTCACGCCGAGGAAAAATTCAAGAGATAAGATTTTCAACCAACGTAACAACAGGAGCAGAGTTCATAAATTGATTG CAGCGCTGACCGTGTCCTTCCTGGTGTGCTGGCTGCCCTACTTCACGCTGCGCCTGCTCATCTTCGCTTCCAACATGAGGCATACGCCGTGGTACGCTCAG AACTGGGATGTGCTGCTGATGGTGACGTCGTTCAACAGCTGGTTCAGCATCATTCTCAACCCCATGCTCTGCAGCTTGATGTCTACCAAGTTCAGAAGATCCCTACAg GTATTATGG